The Tubulanus polymorphus chromosome 6, tnTubPoly1.2, whole genome shotgun sequence genome includes a region encoding these proteins:
- the LOC141907799 gene encoding uncharacterized protein LOC141907799 encodes MADSCENEERSFPLAADAVDSKTYMDDTICSMDDPDVAIATRQQLTALATDGGFHYRKWMSNDRTVLEEIPESDRLKIQDNVLPKTKVLGVYWKAESDTFEYQVNVPEYHDSITKREVLSYIARIFDPMGLIAPKVLEAKIILQEIWLKGLEWDEILTSQLRQKWKLWCEDLSLISCLHIPRCLKTRKDVKSVTLHTFGDASIRAYSTAVYQLTTYEDGSVTVTLVTAKSKLAPTKSISIPKLELMAAEIGGESRSYKTFVSNRVGKIHEVTSPSQWRYVPTSCNPADVASRGCSIVRLKDEELWWHGPQFLCDNSDSWPETEIKISSKAMDEIRKDWRDYITHETVENPDTEKPTGFMIRALDLNVENTENRKENDDSMTNIPLDEFVWSLKPSRWSRRLPVQNGGISWTGKFSLVRIYAWVKRFVLNCKTCKSSRNNDRVLSPDELKAAEVELVKVGQREAFSEEIVALEKKKHVLLSSKIAGLNPYLDENGVLRSRTRVERCELLPEETKFPIILSKSSDITRLLIVQAHDDTAHSVGPVHILNTLRRKSLILQGSTAVKKILNSCAYCLRWLRKKRLSQQMAPLPSIRVNPSWNVFSEIGLDFAGPFSVKMGRGRTRAKRYLLLMVDLQVRAVHLEATDSLDTDSFLCAFSRFAARRGWPKRCLSDNGGSFVSGESELKELVDCLYSLDQDKISNNLANNGVNWIWNPPVSPYFGGVFETMIKATKRSIKAIIGGSELNDEQFRTVVTLVEGLMNSRPLVGQDINEPMLTPNHFIVGRDSGDTAPSSVDCIPFNLRNSGDIVRKSFVSFGVGGSKRFYPS; translated from the exons ATGGCAGACTCATgcgaaaatgaagaaagaagttTTCCCCTTGCAGCTGATGCAGTTGATTCGAAAACATACATGGATGACACCATTTGTTCAATGGATGACCCAGATGTTGCCATAGCCACCAGACAACAGTTAACGGCTTTGGCTACAGATGGAGGATTTCATTATAGAAAATGGATGTCAAATGACAGAACTGTCTTAGAAGAAATTCCGGAATCCGATAGATTGAAGATTCAAGACAATGTATTGCCAAAAACCAAAGTTCTGGGTGTCTACTGGAAAGCAGAATCAGACACATTTGAATATCAAGTTAACGTACCAGAATACCACGACAGTATAACGAAACGTGAAGTTCTCAGTTATATCGCTCGGATATTTGACCCAATGGGACTTATAGCACCTAAAGTCCTTGAAGCGAAAATCATTCTGCAAGAAATTTGGCTGAAAGGACTCGAATGGGATGAGATTCTTACGTCACAATTACGTCAGAAATGGAAATTGTGGTGTGAAGATTTGTCATTGATCTCATGTCTCCACATACCAAGATGTTTGAAGACTCGAAAAGATGTAAAATCGGTGACTTTACATACATTCGGTGATGCTTCGATTAGAGCTTACTCCACAGCAGTGTATCAGTTAACTACATATGAAGATGGTTCAGTTACTGTCACGCTAGTTACTGCAAAATCGAAGTTGGCTCCAACAAAGAGTATTTCAATTCCTAAGCTAGAGTTAATGGCTGCGGAAATTG GAGGAGAAAGTCGAAGCTACAAGACTTTTGTTTCAAATCGTGTTGGTAAAATTCATGAAGTTACCTCTCCGTCTCAGTGGAGATACGTACCAACAAGCTGTAATCCGGCAGATGTCGCGTCAAGAGGCTGCAGTATAGTTCGGTTGAAAGATGAAGAGTTATGGTGGCACGGACCACAATTTCTATGTGATAACTCAGACTCGTGGCCAGAAACAGAGATCAAAATATCATCCAAAGCAATGGATGAAATTCGTAAAGATTGGAGGGATTATATTACTCATGAAACAGTCGAAAATCCAGACACAGAAAAACCTACTGGGTTTATGATTCGTGCGTTGGATTTAAATGtcgaaaatacagaaaatcgCAAAGAAAATGATGATTCGATGACGAATATTCCACTCGATGAATTTGTGTGGAGTTTGAAACCTAGTCGATGGTCTAGACGGTTACCCGTACAAAACGGTGGTATATCCTGGACAGGAAAGTTTTCGCTGGTTCGAATTTATGCGTGGGTTAAGCGATTTGTATTGAACTGTAAAACGTGTAAGTCGAGCAGAAATAATGATCGTGTATTGTCTCCTGATGAACTGAAAGCAGCGGAGGTAGAGTTAGTGAAAGTAGGTCAAAGAGAAGCTTTCAGTGAAGAAATAGTAGCATTAGAAAAGAAGAAACATGTATTACTCAGTAGTAAAATCGCAGGGTTGAACCCATACCTGGACGAAAATGGAGTTCTTCGATCGCGAACGAGAGTCGAAAGATGCGAATTATTACCGGAAGAAACAAAATTTCCGATAATTCTGTCAAAGTCGAGTGACATTACAAGACTTTTGATAGTACAGGCACATGATGATACTGCACATAGTGTTGGACCAGTACATATTCTTAACACTCTTCGTAGAAAATCTCTGATTTTACAAGGGTCGACTGCGGTTAAGAAAATCCTAAACAGCTGTGCGTATTGTCTTAGATGGTTACGAAAGAAGCGTCTCAGTCAACAGATGGCTCCTCTGCCTAGTATTCGAGTAAACCCATCATGGAATGTGTTTTCAGAAATCGGTCTGGATTTCGCGGGTCCGTTTTCAGTTAAGATGGGCAGAGGTCGTACTAGGGCGAAAAGATACCTCCTTTTGATGGTCGATCTGCAAGTCAGAGCGGTACATCTCGAAGCTACTGATAGCCTGGATACAGATTCGTTCCTTTGCGCATTCTCAAGATTTGCGGCAAGGCGTGGGTGGCCTAAAAGATGCTTATCAGATAACGGTGGAAGTTTCGTTTCAGGAGAATCAGAGTTGAAGGAGCTCGTCGATTGTCTTTATAGTCTTGATCAAGATAAGATATCGAATAACTTAGCGAATAACGGAGTAAACTGGATTTGGAATCCACCTGTTAGTCCATATTTCGGTGGTGTATTTGAAACAATGATTAAAGCCACAAAGCGTTCGATAAAAGCAATAATCGGAGGTAGCGAATTAAACGATGAGCAGTTTCGTACAGTCGTTACGTTAGTTGAAGGACTAATGAACTCGAGACCGTTGGTTGGtcaagatataaatgaacCTATGTTGACACCAAATCATTTTATCGTGGGACGAGACAGCGGAGATACTGCGCCGAGTAGTGTAGACTGCATTCCGTTCAATTTGCGTAACAGTGGCGACATAGTCAGGAAGTCGTTCGTCAGTTTTGGGGTAGGTGGATCCAAGAGATTCTACCCCAGTTGA
- the LOC141907800 gene encoding uncharacterized protein LOC141907800, protein MKNERWTTAKRLGLCFRCLRPYHRGSDCNSRRQCGVSGCTLTHSSMLHRPKFKKSEIYDRENKDDETTDQETSQSSLETDVKKNGSFMAKQIYAIDSSVNVGMRTLPIYIGDGHDKRQIIVLLDDCSDISYLSTHAVSHMRNLKYNNETLTVKVFDGSEISTKSKVCDVNIRHYNGSDRILATQRFYVVDNVCDSMVSIAWSKIRNRWTHLQGIPFPDVSVNSTVEGILGKDCRHLLYCLKEICGPNPSDPIARLCPFGWTCIGDNVNQSHNVKKQTHVICQTILANRENPNEEEISLDSTLKAFWEKEKSGLDESRSKLSVDEEIAQKKLEQSLKFDGKRYEIGVPWKDESPYLENNQSVALNRLKLLMKKIDSNPDIKKSYEETIAEYLTKDYIEFKGPFRSGLKAMGADLSQMYCK, encoded by the coding sequence atgaaaaatgaacgTTGGACTACTGCAAAAAGGCTTGGTTTatgttttcgatgtttacgtcCGTATCACCGTGGTTCGGATTGTAATAGTAGACGACAGTGTGGAGTATCTGGCTGTACTCTAACACACAGTTCGATGTTGCATCGACCGAAGTTtaagaaatcagaaatttaTGATCGGgaaaataaagatgatgaaacTACAGATCAAGAAACTAGCCAGTCGTCATTAGAAACTGACGTAAAAAAGAATGGTTCGTTTATGGCGAAGCAGATATATGCTATAGATAGTTCAGTGAACGTTGGAATGAGAACTCTTCCTATCTATATTGGTGATGGTCATGATAAACGTCAGATAATAGTTCTTCTAGATGATTGCAGTGACATTAGTTACCTCAGTACTCACGCTGTATCGCATATgcgtaatttgaaatataacaatGAAACTTTGACGGTTAAAGTATTCGATGGTTCGGAAATTTCAACGAAATCGAAAGTTTGTGATGTAAACATAAGACATTACAACGGTTCAGATAGAATCTTAGCCACGCAGCGATTTTACGTAGTGGATAACGTTTGTGACAGTATGGTGTCGATTGCATGGTCGAAGATACGTAATCGGTGGACACATCTACAAGGTATACCCTTTCCAGATGTTAGTGTTAATTCTACAGTTGAGGGAATACTTGGAAAAGATTGTAGACATCTACTGTACTGTTTGAAAGAAATATGCGGTCCAAATCCGTCGGATCCAATCGCTCGTCTTTGTCCGTTCGGTTGGACGTGTATCGGTGACAATGTAAATCAGTCACATAACGTGAAGAAACAGACTCATGTAATCTGTCAAACGATTTTGGCTAATCGTGAAAATCCGAATGAAGAAGAAATTTCGTTAGATTCTACCCTAAAAGCGTTTTGGGAGAAAGAAAAATCGGGTCTCGATGAATCAAGATCCAAATTATCTGTTGACGAAGAAATAGCTCAGAAAAAGCTTGAGCAATCGTTGAAGTTCGACGGCAAGCGTTATGAAATTGGCGTTCCTTGGAAGGATGAAAGTCCCTATCTGGAAAATAATCAGTCAGTAGCGTTGAACAGActtaaattattaatgaagaaaattgattCCAATCCGGACATCAAAAAATCGTATGAGGAAACAATCGCAGAATACCTGACCAAAGATTATATCGAATTCAAAGGTCCATTCAGAAGTGGACTCAAAGCTATGGGTGCAGATCTTTCACAGATGTATTGCAAATAG